DNA from Caldisalinibacter kiritimatiensis:
TTAAAATAAATATATACAATATCTATTATATGATAAATTTAAATTATTCGCCAATGTTATCTATAAATTTATTATTACTCTTATTTTTATCTATATATATAGTTTCTCCCGGTTTTACCATTTTTAATTCTTCTCTGGCAACTCTTTCAATATATTCCTCTATATGCTCAGGAGATTCTATGAGCTGCATTTCCTTTTCCATTTCTAAAATTTGGTCATTTAATTGCTCTACAATCTTCCTTTTCTCATTCTTTTCTTCGTTTAATTTTTTTAGCATTGATTGCTGATTGATAAAAACAGAAGATATGTATATGATAAAACCTAATACGATAAGATATCTTATTTTAAATAATTTTTTCTTTTTTCTTTTAGCCATATATCTCCCATCCTTATGTAGTATTTACATTATAACTTGTCCTTTATTTAATTATACTTATACATATGTAAAAAAGTTTCTTACTAATTTGAATGCTGGTTCTACTAACCACTTCTAACTACTAGATGCTTATATAATATACATTTTCTATATTTTTTTCAATATACCTT
Protein-coding regions in this window:
- a CDS encoding FtsB family cell division protein encodes the protein MAKRKKKKLFKIRYLIVLGFIIYISSVFINQQSMLKKLNEEKNEKRKIVEQLNDQILEMEKEMQLIESPEHIEEYIERVAREELKMVKPGETIYIDKNKSNNKFIDNIGE